From Neomonachus schauinslandi chromosome 4, ASM220157v2, whole genome shotgun sequence:
gggggcagaGATTTTCCACTCCACTAATATAAATGCTGCAGGATGTGTTAGTGTCATAACTTAGAAATTCAACTCAAGATCGGGGGATATTTTTCTCTGGGCAAGGACTGTCTTCCTCTAAATTTTAAGTAACTAAATCATGATGTATcaaataaatttaagtttttaaaaaattattattccatTAAGTTTATGTATATGGGCTTTGAATCCTAGTAGGATAGAATTCTAGCTCTCCTGTTTTCTAGCTAGAGATCCAGtgtaaaacaaaaaccctttatttacttcatttataaaacagcaaaaacatCACTTACCTACTTTTTAGGGTTTTCCTAATGCTTGCAAAGTAATATTAAACGTTGAGAGTACAtaataggaactcaataaatgaaatccaTTTGATAATCAAAGATGTTTAGAAGTGCTCATCCAAATAAGAGTTCATCAAATTTTTGTTTGAGAGTACCTTTTCTCCTGTTTCCCATTTCTCAAATCACTGACCACACTTGGAGTAGTTGGTCAGAAGATAGAAAAAGTACAGGTAATATCTAAGTCCTTCTCCTTTGAAATTCAGAAGTAAGCACAAACATATCCACATACGTTTACTTGGTTATCTTCCAGGAATGAATGCATTGTGATAAtgcatacaaacacatacatattcaTAATGTATTTTACACATTAATATAAAGCATTCAAGGACATGGAACATGTTCATTCTCCTGcatctatttttgctttcttcctaTTTCCTCCCATCCCTTAAGAATTtgggctctcttctctctctacttttttttttatcaggagAAACACAGGCCTTGCTAGGCAAATGTTTCTCCAAGTTCTAGTTCTTGTCAGTATCTTTTTCTGGAACTACACACCTGCTTCCAACTACCTATTTGGCATCTCCGTCCTGATGGCACCCTAAACTGACTATACCCAAAGTTGCATTCATTATCTTATTCCCCCGCCAAATAGGACCTCCTTCAGAGAATCTTATGTTTAAGATTGGAAATGAGATGGTTTTGACTCTTCCTCTCCTGATACCCTATGCTAATCAGTTAATTTGAAGTCCTTTGCCATGATGTCTTAATTACCTAGTCTCTCCTTCCCATTCCCGTTTCTACCTTTCTACTGAGAGATTCTTACCTCAATTTTTATAACAACCTCCTAAATGCTTTCCCTGCTCTAGCCCCCTCCCGTTACAACCTGGCCTACCAACACATTATACACAACACATTGTGAAACTTCCTCAATCACAAACGCAATAATTTACTTTCATTCTCAAAATCTGCCATTGTGAAACAGGAAATATAAACTCAGGCTTGGCATCTGAGGTTCCCTACCAGGTGTCATCAGGTTATCTTTTGAGCCCTATTGTCTTTGATTCTTTTGACTCTGAGGGTGTATAAATGAATGGCCCCACAAAGGCAGATCTAGTTTGCACGTGTAATTTTCTTTGACCCACACATGATTCTATACATTTGGAATTagttgcttatttcacttagttgcTAACTTTACACATTGCCACATGACACAAAGCTAGGCAGTGAGTGGCCTCTTAAATGGAGAGACATGCCCTGGTTCACCATAGCCTTCATCTGATAGGTGCTCTACCACTCGATCTGGTCCTGGCTGGGTGCCTGTAAGCACGTGAATTTATGACACTTGCCCTATACTACCTAGTGCCCCAGCCCAATGCATCATTCCCAAATGCACAGCATGTCTCTGCTTATGTTATTCCATCTTTCTAGAAAtgccctctccctccatctttcCTGTCTTTAAGGTTCATTTCAAACACTGTTACCTTCTGTGAAGCTTTCTCTGAGCACCCCAATGGATGTTACTGCCCTGATTTTGAACCTCTGTAACACTTTGTGGTTCTCTTATGGCCTATATCCCACTCTTCACTGGATCAGTCATTGGTATCCTTGATTTCTTCCCATATCTCAGGGAGGTGTATTGATGGGTGCTTGTCCCCCACTCCTCAAGGCTTTCTGAAAGAGGGGTTTTCCTCTTGACCTagaccttccttcctcctccctacAGAGATGGAGCAAGTTTCCATCTCTCCCCTCTGGGGATCTTCCTGTCCACACAGTAGAAATGCCTTGCTCTACTCGGCAGGAAAGGCCCTGATGTGGTGGGTGAGCTTGTCAGTAATGACTGAATGTGTACATTTGTCCAATTCTGAAGTTCAGGATTAGGAGGCCCACTGTTGCCACACATCTAAGACAGGATTTTCCTTCCAGGTTTTACCAGCAAACAAAGCTATATTTTTATCTGCTTGAATACTTATCTCACAACTGTTTTCAAACTCAAGCAGGGAAAAGGAGGTGTTCTCATTGGACATCTCTAAGCCCAATAATGATTCACTCTGTCTTGAATCCTCTGCAGCAACTAGCAAAGTCATTCATTGTAAAGATAGGCACTCAAAACACATGTATCAAATTGAATCAAAGGGTATAATCAATATGTATAAAATTCATGGAATGTAATTTCTCCTATGTCATGTCCCCATAAACCATAACTTAAATGTCTTTTTGTAGAtgttaaagaaatgcaaatgattctgtatattacataaaatatttcttatttacatttccatttttatgtaaATCATTGCACATAttacatatcaaaaaaaaaagaaaaagaaaggaaaagatatataAACCTTAGACATCAATGAAGAAAGCATTGCACCATGTGATACTTATCAGCAGTCTCACGGGTCTCGTTTCTTGCTCTTTTTGGATTTTCTAGTAGTTTCTTGATGAATGGTATCATACTCCAATATGGCCATTTTGGAAAGTCTCTGTAAGTATTGAGATGATGCTCCAGCAAGAGGATCACTGAAGCCAGAacctgtgaagaaaaagaaatcaactatTAAAATTAAGCACACTGAAATGATATTCTCTAAAATACAGGGCAAACAaaatctctcttcctcaaatGACCATTAAACACTGCTAGTTCTTGATATATCACATTAGttgaagtaaaaatagaaaatatttactttctaaaGTGATTGTGATGTCAAGtcatctcaaaaatatttaactaggggtgcctgggtggctcagtcggttgggcttctgactcttgatttggttcagattatgatctcagggtcatgggatcgagccctgcatagggctccactcagcagggggcaggaggggtctgcttgagattctctctccttctccctctgcctctccccccactcatgctctctctctaataaataaataagtcttttttaaaaatgtaactaaaaaGTCCTATAATActcatatttaattatataaaactaAATCTGAGTCtataatgtactttttaaaacatgggaTGGCTGTGGAATTTAttccaaagcaaaagaaacagtctcCAAAAATAATTAACTTGTTTCATACCTTATATGTTCATCAagttattttctccaaatatacCATTTCTCATAAATGCTAAGTTtagtaaaatagtaaaactgTAAAGGAAAATGAATCATTCACTAACTGAACAGCATACTCAAGTTTCTATTATAGAGtggtagtaataatagtaatagataACATATATCAAATGATCTCTCTGTGCCAAGTACTTATATTTATTTCACCCACACAACACTATGAAGTAGGCAATTAGTACTCTCTTAGACCACAGATATAAAAAGAAGGTTTAGTGGGGCTAaaaaacttgcccaagggcaaaggatttgaatccagattcATCAAATTCAAACTTCCCATGCAATCACTACATATTGCCCTAAATATGTAAAGATGTATAAATACTTCTATTTTGAAACatataaaactttgaaaataatgtactgattcaaactgttttaaaatattatttaatttcaaaacagTCAAGTGTCAAAAAAAGCTATCTACAATTCTCCAGTGtggttatttttggttttgttatttgaGTGCATAAGTAGGAagttcagagaaagacagagggtagagggaaagaatATGATCGGGATACTGGTTCTTAGCAGTACAATGACCCTGACCCTTAGAAAAACTCTCTGGCTACAAATTAACTGGATTCTAGATATTAACCAAATGTCAAAAAGTTTCAAAAAACTTCAAAACTTTATACAAACCAATACAATTAAGTTGGAAGTTGTTAACaataagataaatttaaaatcctCAAATAGTTAGAAATTTATACACACATTTTAGATTATTCATccgtcaaaaaagaaatcataataaacattaaattatttgtaactaaatgataatgaaaatattacaaaacttcTGTGATGCAGCAAAAGTTATACATAGAGAGGTTTAtaccccaaattcctatgttagaaaagaaggcttaaaaattaataagttaGGTATAAGATATacattaggaaaataataaacccaaagaacatagaagaaaaagataatacaggaaagagaagaaatcaatgaagtagaaaacaAATTTACAATAAGAAAGATTTTTTAGAAGATGAGTTCTGcattgaagataaaaataaagaagaaaagtctctGGGGagattaattaagaaaaaaaggcagaaggcacaaataaataaCACTAAAAGAAGAGGGAcacatagagcatgtgactcttgatctcagggttgtgagttctagccccacattgggtgtagagattacttataaataaaatctttaaaaaaaaaaaaaagaagagggataGAAgtacagataaaacaaaaactaaactttatgccaatatatctgaaaatttagacaaaatgcaaaaaattttagaaaatataacttACCAAAATTGATTGAAGAATTAGAATGCctgaaaaatcctaaaattaaaatgattgaatcaatattaaaataataattcttgccTTGCTGTCTGTTTTGTTTGATGTTAGTGTAGCTACacaatctttctttttattaatgtttgcatgatttgtatttttccaaCCTCACACTTTTGATCTTTCTTGCCCTTAAGTTTAAGGTATGCCTCTTGCAAACAACATAcagttatttttctcattctgatactttgttttttcattgaaatatttaGTCTGCTTATATCTAATGTAATTGttgttatgtttaattttaaatcttcaatcttgctaattgttttctatttgtcctatatgttttatgtttcctttttcctcctttcttgtcCTCTTCTGAAATGATCAAGTGTTTTCTCACTTTATATTTCCCCTCTCTATTAGCTTGttacttgtattattttattattcttttattggtTACCATACAGATTATCACATGTCTCTGTGACACATACAATCTACTTTACATTagttattttaccatttttcaaATAATGCGAGTATCTTACGATACTTTAACTCCACGTATGCCCTATCCTACCTCTGTGCTACTATtgtcaagtattttatttctacacAGATTTTAAACTTCATAATACTACAGTTACTGCTTCTCATTCTTTTCCAAGTTGTTGTACTTCCTttttgtataatttcttccttaatattttttagtGAAGCTCTGCAGACAGTAAACTCTCTCAGCTTCTACTTgaatgaaaatgtatttgtttcactTTTACTTTTAAGGGTATTTTCACTGGGTATCCAATTCAAGTTTGGCAGTTATCTCTTTTTAGCCCTTGAAAATGCTATTCcagttgagcgaaataagtcaaacagagaaagacatgtatcatatgatctcactgatatgaggaattcttaattgtaggaaacaaactgagggttgctggagtggggggtggggtgggagggatggggtgactgggtgatagacacttgggagggtatgtgctctggtaagcgctgtgaattgtgcaagactgttgaatctcagatctgtacctctgaaacaaataatgcaatatatgttaagaaaaaaaaaaaagaagaagaagaaggtagtgggacaggaagaatgaagcgggggaaatcggaggggtagacgaaccatgagagacgatggactctgaaaaacaaacagggttctagaggggaggagggtgggaggatgggttagcctggtggtgggtattgaggagggcacattctgcatggagcactgggtgttatgcacaaacaatgaatcatggaacacttcatctaaaactaatgatgtaatgtatggggattaacatgagaataaaaaaaaaaagaaagaaaatgctattcCACTTTCTTCTTGCTTCCATTGTCTACACTTAAAAAGTCAGTTGTATGTCTTACCATTGCACCTTTGAAGGTAACatatcttttctctgttttcttgttttgtgtgtgtgtttttttaacttAGTCTTTTTATTATGATGTGCCTAGCtatggttttctttgtttctatccTGCTGAGGGCTCACAGAACTTCTTGTATTGTTGGCTTTGTATTTTTCATCAAAATTGGGAACTTATCAGCCAGTATGTAAATATTGTTTCTGTCCTACCTTGTTTATACTGGAATTAGAATTACACATGTGTGAAGCAGGTTTACCTTGTCACATAATGACTTGCACACTCTCTtctgtattatcttttttctcccttcacttTAATTGGGTATTTTCTAATGatctttcattttacaaatcCTTTCATCTGTTGCTTTCCATTTCTCCCCCAACTTTATTGCAgtatatttcacaaataaaagttgtatatatttaaggtttaCAACACAATgacttgatatacatatatattatgaaatgattaccacaattaagttaattaacacatctatcacctcacatagttatctTTTCTGGGAAAGTAACTGGGTTCTCATCTGGGAAGATGAGAACACTTGagacctactctcttagcagatttcagtatacaattcagtattattaactatagtctccatgctgtacattggatccccagaacttattcatcttagaACTGTAATTTTGtatcaacatctccccatttgCCCCACTCAAaaccctggtaaccaccattctattctgtatgtttgacttttttttttttttttaagattccacatataagtgattgATTCCATTAGGAACAAAGTCTCATGCAgcattcatctttctctgtctggcttatttcactaagcataatgccctGTGTGTTTAACCATATTGTCACAAAcaacagatttccttttttactgCTATATAATATAGGTATCCCAGCTTTTCAAAAGTTCATGTTAAGCCATTTTACTTCTATGAAAGATCTACATTAGTATCTGTTTTTGCTAACTGCCAAGAAATCCAATAAAGATTtttcactttgattttaaaaaggtaaaaactgaaaatagcgttcagtgtttgttttgcagCGAGCCATTATAGAGGTAGCATGCACCCTGAACAGTGAGGGTGGCACCATCAAGCTCCTTCctgaactacactcagcatcaaGCTGCCACAGCTTTCAAAAATTTCAAAGGTCAGAAACTCAAAGCAAGACTAGTATGCAGGCCATGCAATGGCCCACATGAGAGATGATGAGGGActatcccaaggtcctgagataaTAAAGGTGTGTGTATAGTGAACATAACATccacttcatttataaaataaacaaagcttaaaagaaactttaaaaagaacaaagcagttaaatcagtggaaagaaaggaagttaaAAAGAATAAGTATGAGACAACCTCATAAGACATGtggcaggagaaaaaaatgagccAACTTACTCTTTGGTTTCTCCTGAAGTGGTACCACAGTGCAGGCCTTCTTAGTCTTCCTTATCCTAAAATTATGTATTATCATAAAATCACTTTTACATAAACCCAGGGTAcgttaatttaaaatacaataagaGACAAGAAGCTGCTTTCAGCAAAACTCACTTGGTGAAGGACATCACATGGaaagtaaataaacatttaagtaaaCTCATTGCACCATAACCAATCCAATCAGAAGCAGATAGGAACAACCCAACATTTCAGTTTTTGCTAATAAATTTTACCTGTAGGTAAGTGTTATGTCTAACTTTTCccatatttatctttatcttaaCTTTCTCTAAGATTGATTCAGGGAATGCTAAGAGGAAGGGAATCAAGATTAGATTAAGAGGGTATCTAGATAGGCCAATATCAACTATCGCCTACTTGTGCACATTTTACCTATTAACCACCACAATCTGAACATTATCTTAATTAACTTCTGTTCCTACTGGAACAGACCTACATAACAAGTGGGCTATTAGAGGAAGTATGTCTTGACCGAACCTACTGTAGGTGAGATAATCTATAAGAATTGCAAATTTCCTGTAACTATATTAAACTTTAGAAGTCAGCTGGAACTCTTAAATGCCTTTCACTTCTAGGATTACTACTATAGTTATATTACCAGAGCGTGCCTTGAGAGTCACTGAAAGTGTATGattataattaaagaaatttgaggggcgcctggatggctcagttggttaagcaactgcctttggctcaggtcatgatcccggggtcctgggatcgagccccacattgggctccccctgctctgcagggagcctgcttctccctctctctctgcctgccactccccgtgcttgggctctctctctctctctgtgtcaaataaataaataaaaaatcttttaaaaaaaagaaatttgaaaaaacaaacttttatcagcattttaaaaataaatattcacatatggAGGGAAAAGAGGGGGTAAGGGGTTGTacacaagacaaacaaaaatgcgTTACTTTCCTGGTTTGCCATGGCTGTTCATTCACGGGGCGCTGTGCAATATGCAGAGGAGAATAAAATACTTGCACGCAATTCGACATGTTCTCACTAGACTGGCTAAAATAAAGACACTTGTTTCAAAAACAGGGAAAAGAACTAACATTTACGTTTGCCAAGCACTTCATAAACATTATGGCACATAGCCACCACTCTTCCACTTTGTATATGAACAACACTTGTCATAACAtgaatttaatatattcaaattatCCTTCACTGGCTAGGTAAATTCACACTCAAGTCGATGTAAAATGGCGAGGAATCATTTCACAAACAGCCaaattgcaaatgaaaaaaaccaaaaaactgaaatAGAGCGAAAACAGTAGGAAGCAAAAGGAAGATTAAGAGGTAGTTGGGCTAATTTAGGGGGTGCTTTCTGGGTTTCCAGTTTCTTAAAGATGAGCATATGCAATGAAAGAAGGGTAACAAGCCTGATCTGTACTGAGACAAGTCCATTGCCAGACTCAGCCCTACACCCTCCTCAGAGAGCCCTGAGACTCCCGATTAAAATGACAAGGGTGAAGGGATTGTTAGGGACAAGGGTGTCTCCGTAAGGATGGAAAGTCACTGTCCTTAAGTAGGTTTTATACTTCATGTTCCCAACTGTCTCTGTTCTTTCTACATCCCTGCCATCCCTCCTCTGTACCTGTTACCATCTACTCCACTAGCAACTCGCTCGCTCTCTTCCACCATGCCTGATTCTGCCTTATTTCATTATAATCTCATGGAAGAAAgagtaattttgctttttatatttttacagctTGGAAATCTGTCCTCAGATAATATTAAGAATGATAGGGAGTGGTTGAATAAACTATGGATCCATTAATGAGATACAATGTAACCAGTAAAGACTGTTTGAAGATTATGCAGTGACATGAAAAGAATGACTATGTGTAATAATaagttaaaaaggcaaaataaaaaattgtaagtaCACTAAAATCATAGTGAAAACAAAAGTCcccaaaaatgaagaagaaaagaagagaatgaacACCCAACAATAAAAATGGATATGTTAGGATGGGTAAATTATTGaaatattgtttatctttttttctccaaattttctgCGAAGTTCTTatctattttcataatttcataaattatgcacaacttttcatttttagtgtattttcATATGACCAAAACTTATTTCAAGAGTAATTAACAAGAACAATAATACTAGTAGGAAACTcaataagtatattttaaaactcctaCATTTGTGTGCTGTGTGTAACTGGCTGACTTTAAAGCTCAGGGAATATGAAAATACCAATTTTCCCCTAAGGAGAGTAGCAACTCAGACTACTATAAatgaatcatctttttttttaggcTGGCAAAGTGAACAAGTCCTGGACATTCGATAAATCCctgatgaataaatagataaaccaaAGCAGCCACCAAATAGAATATGAGACTGTCTTACTAACTTATAGATCCCTTTGGAGAAAGGGGTTTTCTTTTAACAGTATGTCAGCCAGTCTGATTTATAAAAAGGAAGGTAATTATGATAATGGTTTTAAATGCCAATATTCAAAGTGAGTGGGACTTTTCTTTGACAGACTCCTTGTCCAATTGTCAGCGCAATTCTTCATCAGGCTGTCATCTCATTTAGAACCTCCCCTCACACTACGTCAGTCAGACTAGAAACAAAACCCAAGGTACTATATTCAGCATACGGAAATCTGTTAATATTGCAgagagttcatttatttttattgctaaaaattcCAATATTCTCATGGGCAATCCATACTAGggcaacaaatatttttaaaaggaagtccCTAAGTCCTTTCTGGCAATGTCCCTTGAAAACTGAGAAAAGGGCATACTTGTCAAACCAAATAAAATTGCTACCTAGATTAAAACGTGAGAtcctttatgaaaaaaatatcagtGGGCAAGAAAGCCTTCAATTCACTAGGCAGGAAAACCTCTACCTTGAGCAGTATTACTACAGATACCTGTCGAACACAAGAGAACTGAAGAGCAATGGTCTACCTGACTGGAGGCATCTCGGTAGCAGCATGAAGCAGTCTTGGATGAACTTCCAGTGGAGGTGAACTTACACTTTTTGGGCAACTCTGCAGTCCTGGTAAATACGGCATTTTGACACATTCTTTGAACTCTTCTAGACCAAATGCTGTGGtatattctaattaaaaatagTATCATAATCaatggtattaattctttttttttttaagatttttttaatttatttttcaacagagagagagacagcgagagagggaacacaagcagggggagtgggagagggagaagcaggcttcccgctgagcagggagcccgatgcgggactcgatcccaggaccccgggatcatgtcctgagctgaaggcagacgcctaacgactgagccacccaggtaccccaatggTATTAATTCTTGATGAAATGTATATAACTTCTTTTACCACATACTAAAATGCATAATACAATATACTTCATCAGTCATTAAGTAAAGAAAGTAAAGCTACTGTAATTTATCTAGTATCTTTCCCAAGAGAATACCTTTCAATTCCTACCATAGGGATTGTAGGGAAGAGTTGATTCAGGGGCTGATTAAGAAGTAGAACAAGGAAAAAGGACAGCTTCACAGATCTCCCACAGTTGTCACTGTCCTCCGccctcattattttatataatagaaTTTCCAGAATATTAAAGAAATTCACATTGAAAGGGTTTAAAAGCACTTTTAAGAGTCTTGTATTATCTGCTATTTTAAACCTTTCTACCTTCCTGCTTTTATGTAAATAAGAGGTATAAATACTTGATTATTGAGTTAGCAACGAGacattaaagaattttatttcaggcattgattttaattttctcagggGTGCCTCGggggctcagttgcttaagtgtctgccttcagctcaggtcatgatcccaaggtcctgggatggagccccgcattgggctccctgctcagttgggagtttgcttctccctctctccttttctctctgttgctccccctgcttgttctctctctctgtgaaataagtaaataaataaaatcttaaaaaaataataataattttctctctGCAAAATTTCACACAAATCTATAAACACTAACATTGAAGCATCAAGGTTGCTTCTCCTACTGACCTCACATAAAAGAGattatcaaattatttaaaaacaaaacaaaacttcaaaatgaAGGCAATAAATGGGCAAAAACAGATTAAGAAATTAAAGGTTCAGGTGATCATTAAACTAATTGTAGAGAATTGTCTCTTAAGCTTTCTCTACTAAGCAAGTCtaacacagcaataaaaatagtATCTAATGGGACTGGAGTTATATTAAATGCTCCAAATGCTATTTTGCaacctttaatttttcttcttctggaaaaaaaaaaaagtttctcctgatcaaaaaacatacaaattctCTTTTCCGCAATTGTATTTGGGGGTAAAGGACAGATAAATTTATGTCTTCTGAGTGT
This genomic window contains:
- the C4H8orf89 gene encoding putative uncharacterized protein C8orf89 homolog: MVAGFHSISLSSALLKEEEKMPVLSPEIKFATSNITRNSLDSCFLFESSWRKAVLETQKMKKEYTTAFGLEEFKECVKMPYLPGLQSCPKSVSSPPLEVHPRLLHAATEMPPVRIRKTKKACTVVPLQEKPKSSGFSDPLAGASSQYLQRLSKMAILEYDTIHQETTRKSKKSKKRDP